The DNA segment ctgaaaaaaacactgtattaaAAGTGATGTGGAAACAGCTGTGtaatgccaaatattttttgctcttaaatcacaaaatatgtATCACACATTCCACTCCTTTGCTGAGAATTTATTGCATACTTTCAAGGGTCACACAATTTATGTACttaagttttgctttttatatatattagaaaatgaagcataaaaacacagtaatgtcAAATATTTCTTGACTGGAGCTGAAGCTGttaattgaataattgattagttgtcaactactaaattaatcaccaactaAATTGATGATCAATTAATctatttgactattttttttaagtcaaagtgATCTGATTCCAGCTTTTTGAATTGAAAATGATCTGCTTTCTTTAAttctctatgacagtaaacaaattatctttgggttgtggacaaaacaagacattaaaaGACATCTTCTTTggctttgggggaaaaaattcataattttttcatgattttctgacatttcaaagaccaaacaactaattgattataaagaaaataatcaaaatgaaagTAATTGTTGGTTGCAGCCCTATACTCTTGACTCATGGAACTATattcatagcattaaaacatgcattataCGAAGAGTTttggacattatttgaaaagatTTGAGTTAACATGAATTTTATAGCTGGTGAATTATTTTACtcatgaaatgtacaaatttgaAGAGTAAAACAACTATCATTAATTCTATGATAACACATGTAAATTACTATAACCAACTATCACCAACTCTTTTTTCACTTACCACACATGCTTTTAAAGACTAATGTAACAAAAGCATCTTTAATCTGATTACTATTGCTAATAACTGCAACTCATTACAGTTACTACACTGTTAGGATGTGATTGATTGCATGTAATTGTATTTGACTGTAATCCAGTTAGACACAATATGCTGCTTCCCAACTCTACTGTCTCTAGTGTCTCTGTACAAACTGCATGCATAAATTCAGCCACAAGAGGGCACATGTTAGCTCAATTTAGGATGACACGTCCAACACCCCATACAGTGTGTGGCCTAACTGTCTGACACCATGAAGTACCTCTTTCTACAGAGATGAAATATAAACTCACTCACTTCTCAAAAGACAGATCATTTCCCCTCATGATGCTCTTTCTTGGTATTACACTTTAGGATGGTGTTACAGCATGCTGGTTTTGCATTACTGAATGGAGACAATTAGGATGTCTAACAGGGGAAATCAGCAGGGGAATCAGTGATTTTCCAGCAGTGGATtctgtttttcacattatttcaagaatatttgaaaatgcattttcatggtcCATAAAGCCACCtgtaaatgtaatgtgaaaGTGTTTCATTTATGGTACTGCAGATCTTGTCAAAACTTTGTCAAACTACAGACATCAAACAGTTTTATCCTACAGTGTCATACTGGTGCAGTATTGGGGATTGACTAGTTACATGTAACAGAGTCAAAGGCTtcgtttttttctatttaaacaaAGTGGGGGAGACATATGACACAGAAGGTTTGGGGAGTCATCTACCAGAAAATCttcatcaaacatttaattttctgcattcttgtgccttttctgcatcaatatatggtgtaaatgttttggatcgtgttaaaaaaagtcatctgctactttattacattattacattattgatGAGACATGTCCCCTGCGGACCCCCGACATATACACCTATGAACGGAgttctgtaaataaataacaaaataaatgtaattttaataatacAATTACTGTCACTAATCAAAAATGTTGGGGATTACAAGGGGTTACGTCTGAATATATTTTGAGGGTAAAAAGTTCATTTGTCTATATTCTTTGTTATAttaagtcactttaaattaaagATTGACAATAATCAGTGTGGAGTTGTGAGGTTTACAATTCCTGttttaaagttatgttttaaGGACCTTTGAACATGATTGTCCAGTTTTTAAACCATGTCAGAAAAGTAATGAATTATTATAACATTCATTAGAAAATGCAATAAGTTATATTACTTTGACAAAGTTATTTAAATAGTTACATTACttactacatttttttccccacagggTAACTAGTTATCTGTAacaaatttcatttcaaaagtaacattGCACACTCTGCCTATAGGATTTCTTAGTAAAGAGCAGCTATTGAGCTATGGGAAGTAAAGGAATGTTTAAAGTGGAAGATGAGCCCTCACTGCACTTGCTTGAGAGGGAAAGCCCATTTGCAAATACATCACGCCTGTCCAACTGCAAACTATCCATCTTTGTAAAGTAGCAGATAAAGCATATAGTCTGGTATCTACAATAATGACTGGTATTcagactccattaaaaaaacccagaggACAGCGGCGgtgctgagctgcagctgagtcATTGCTGATCTCACTGCTCGGCGCTGTCCACTGCCCGTGGTGCTGAAAACCAAAGGAACAAAACACGGTGCTCTTTACCGTCGCTGCAGGCGCTGGAGTCTGATCATATGAGTAAGTGGAGCTATAAAATCCACCTCTTCTACACAACTCAAACTTGTGACACGCCAGGTGACACAGATTGGTAAATCAATTTGAACTAGTTtatctactgtatgtttttttgctgtaaactGGGTTTAGTTCATCGCAACAATGAAGAGCCTATAGTCTGTCCCTGTCCACTACCACGGGTTGTGCTCCGGGCCAGTTCTGCAACAAGTCTGTGATCGAACAACCGAGACACGACATCTAATAGGActgatcattattttttttttaactttacaacgCTTTGTTGTCATCCGGGAATTTTCCCACCCGGAAATACTCCACAGTATATGCTCGATCATTCATGTAGCTGGACACTGTCAtgaaataaagctgtttttgtgcccCTATTAGACGGATTATGGCGGATGCGGTAGATACGGGAGGCGATGGTAGCTCAGCTCCATCTGACGCGACCGACTCGCTTCCCAACGACGTATACGAGTGCAAAATATGCTACAACTACTTCGACCTGGACCGCCACACTCCCAAACTACTGGGCTGCTCCCACACCTTCTGCACCGAGTGCCTCGACGCTCTGCACTCCCGGCAGGGCCGAGGATGGAGGATCGGCTGCCCTGTGTGTCGCCAGCGCACTATAGTGCCGGAGTATCGGGTTCACAACCTCCCCGACAACATCGCGCTGACAGAATCGCTCCCGATTGAAACGCACGAGCCTGCGGACTCATCAAACACAGACACCCCCGCAGCTCCGGCCGTCTCTTCAGCCGCGTCCCAAGAGAGCAACTGTCACACTTGCAAACAAGTCGCGTTTCTGAGCGGCTGCGGCTGCGCCATCTTCTCTTTCCTGTCCATGGTGGTGCTTTTACTTCTGGGCCTCATCTTTGTGCAGAACTTCAATCACACTACGTGGCCCGTCGGCCctatctgtttgtttgttgccagTGTCCTCGCGCTGTTCTCGCTCATCCTCACTTGGTTAATGTGCATGTTGAAGAGCCGACCTGATACTGAGGCAAGCAACTTCAGTTCCCTCACTTCTAATGTAATGTGACCCATTGCAGGCTACAGAACTACTCAAAACTAACCTGGTcagtatttggaaaaaaaaaagggaaatctatactgtaaaatctgacaagttggttttaaaaaaatctaggaaaccaattgccttgaaatatgtaagaaaatataactattagtcttaataATGTTAACTTACTTCCTAATTGTTAAGCTTACTTAAAATTTGGTTATACTTACTT comes from the Plectropomus leopardus isolate mb chromosome 12, YSFRI_Pleo_2.0, whole genome shotgun sequence genome and includes:
- the LOC121950958 gene encoding E3 ubiquitin-protein ligase RNF186-like — encoded protein: MADAVDTGGDGSSAPSDATDSLPNDVYECKICYNYFDLDRHTPKLLGCSHTFCTECLDALHSRQGRGWRIGCPVCRQRTIVPEYRVHNLPDNIALTESLPIETHEPADSSNTDTPAAPAVSSAASQESNCHTCKQVAFLSGCGCAIFSFLSMVVLLLLGLIFVQNFNHTTWPVGPICLFVASVLALFSLILTWLMCMLKSRPDTEASNFSSLTSNVM